In Solanum pennellii chromosome 3, SPENNV200, a single window of DNA contains:
- the LOC107015042 gene encoding probable xyloglucan endotransglucosylase/hydrolase protein 23 isoform X7 — translation MNSSSPKLVLVMCFMISAFGIAIGAKFDQEFDITWGDGRAKILNNGDLLTLTLDKISGSGFQSTNEYLFGKIDMQLKLVPGNSAGTVTAYYLSSQGPTHDEIDFEFLGNLSGDPYTLHTNVFSQGKGNREQQFHLWFDPTADFHTYSITWNPQRIIFYVDGTPIREYKNSESIGVSYPKNQPMRIYSSLWNADDWATRGGLVKTDWSQAPFSASYRNFSANACIPNSSSSCSSNSATLTSNSWLNEELDNTSQERLKWVQKNYMVYDYCSDSKRFPQGFPADCVQNN, via the exons atgaattcttCTTCTCCTAAGTTAGTACTTGTAATGTGTTTTATGATTAGTGCTTTTGGCATTGCAATTGGGGCCAAGTTTGATCAAGAATTCGACATCACATGGGGTGACGGCAGAGCAAAAATACTTAACAATGGCGACCTCCTTACGCTCACACTTGACAAAATCTCTGGCTCTGGTTTTCAATCCACGAATGAATATCTCTTTGGTAAAATTGACATGCAGCTCAAACTTGTCCCAGGAAATTCTGCTGGCACTGTCACTGCTTACTAT TTGTCATCACAAGGACCAACACATGATGAGATAGATTTTGAATTCTTGGGAAATTTAAGTGGTGATCCTTATACTCTCCATACTAATGTATTTAGTCAAGGCAAAGGAAACAGAGaacaacaatttcatctttGGTTTGACCCTACTGCTGATTTCCACACTTATTCCATCACTTGGAATCCACAACGCATCAT ATTTTATGTGGATGGAACGCCAATTAGAGAATACAAGAATAGTGAATCGATTGGAGTTTCATATCCAAAGAACCAACCAATGAGGATATATTCGAGTCTTTGGAATGCTGATGATTGGGCTACAAGAGGAGGACTTGTTAAGACTGATTGGAGCCAAGCACCCTTTAGTGCTTCTTACAGAAACTTCAGTGCTAATGCTTGTATTCCCAATTCTTCATCTTCTTGCAGTTCCAATTCTGCAACTTTAACAAGCAATTCATGGTTGAATGAAGAGTTAGATAACACAAGCCAAGAGAGGCTCAAATGGGTGCAGAAGAATTACATGGTTTATGATTACTGCTCTGATTCAAAGCGATTCCCACAGGGATTTCCAGCAGATTGTGTTCAGAATAACTGA
- the LOC107013484 gene encoding dolichyl-diphosphooligosaccharide--protein glycosyltransferase subunit 4B-like translates to MIADQDLGFFANILGFFFVLVIAYHYEMSDFKYKAN, encoded by the coding sequence ATGATTGCCGACCAGGACCTGGGTTTCTTTGCCAACATTcttggatttttttttgtgttggtGATTGCTTACCATTATGAGATGTCGGATTTCAAATATAAAGCgaattaa